From a region of the Arachis ipaensis cultivar K30076 chromosome B09, Araip1.1, whole genome shotgun sequence genome:
- the LOC107615571 gene encoding uncharacterized protein LOC107615571, which translates to MKTKVPKDFKAPDMTPYDGTSDPSYHLSNFRSRMYLTDASDATRCKAFPTTLTKTAIKWFDSLPLRSITSFDDLAKKFIARFSIQKDKAKHAPSLLGIKRGDREKLRNYVERFNKACLDIQNLLTEVTIMGLINGL; encoded by the coding sequence ATGAAGACAAaggtcccaaaggacttcaaagcccccGACATGACCCCATATGACGGAACATCCGATCCAAGCTATCATCTCAGCAACTTTAGAAGTCGGATGTACCTCACAGACGCCTCGGACGCAACTCGCTGCAAGGCCTTCCCAACCACTCTCACCAAAACAgctataaagtggttcgacagcctaccCCTAAGGTCGATTACCAGCTTTGATGATCTTGCTAAGAAGTTCATAGCCAGGTTCTCCATTCAAAAAGACAAAGCCAAGCACGCTccaagtctactaggaatcaaacGAGGAGATCGGGAGAAACTCCGAAACTATGTGGAAAGATTTAATAAAGCATGCCTTGACATACAAAATCTCCTTACAGAAGTAACAATCATGGGGCTTATCAACGGCCTGTGA